A window from Primulina eburnea isolate SZY01 chromosome 2, ASM2296580v1, whole genome shotgun sequence encodes these proteins:
- the LOC140823252 gene encoding uncharacterized protein: MIKNTKHELDERIEEMDTAYKKIVGNLSANLASTTLKVKSRYFHRIGVSGKGVLKMYENIEGLPEHKIFRAGKTYPIIVRHSNSLSADDDARIDARGAAVRIFSDTDDQTSLLDLTLKTGKAFYARTISDFVTWLVCGLPAREEQVKRAPHIRDAVWMSLRNAETFTQLHYYSNICRLFRFTDGKEMYVKFKLSPFDKSNSEDSGKVDPIGILPPETGAIPRDSNDKRPKLFLAEDFQQRVNSSGGVHYIFQLQFRPIPRDEVMQDIALDCTKPWDESEFPIMDVGEVIITENLTKEQSEQLEFNPFLRCHEVDVIRATSASQSASIDHGRSLVYEICQHLRNNQPLPEAWRTFIEQSDVKVDLSGCPIAAKLQKGDSTSTQVTLARTWYQTSWAIFFQPLLQTFLPYYLLAYVISTPLNWLLYTKNTMKYPLHWLLPLFWVVSGTWTALACAAAKWVLVGNKKDGGTATMWSKTIFMDTIWQAFKTLVGEYFVEMTGGSLFFAVWMKIMGSDIDLSGGVYVDSMGAVMNPEMVEIGNGGCVGREALLFGHIYEGEGGKVKFGKITIGEGGFVGSRAVVMPGVVVEEEGSLGALSLAMKEEIVKRK, from the coding sequence ATGATAAAGAACACAAAGCATGAGCTGGATGAACGTATCGAAGAAATGGACACAGCCTACAAGAAAATTGTTGGAAATCTTTCTGCGAATTTGGCTTCTACAACTCTTAAGGTTAAATCAAGATATTTCCATCGAATCGGAGTTAGTGGGAAAGGAGTACTAAAAATGTATGAAAACATAGAAGGTTTGCCTGAACACAAGATATTCCGAGCTGGGAAGACTTATCCTATCATAGTTAGGCACAGCAACAGCTTGAGCGCTGATGATGATGCTAGGATTGATGCACGAGGTGCAGCTGTTAGAATATTTTCTGATACAGATGATCAAACCTCCCTCTTGGACTTGACGTTGAAAACAGGAAAGGCATTTTATGCACGCACTATTTCTGATTTTGTGACATGGCTTGTATGTGGACTACCTGCAAGAGAAGAGCAAGTGAAGCGTGCACCACATATCAGAGACGCGGTGTGGATGTCACTTCGCAATGCAGAAACTTTTACTCAACTTCATTACTACTCGAACATCTGCAGGCTCTTCAGGTTCACAGATGGGAAAGAAATGTATGTCAAATTCAAGTTGAGCCCTTTTGATAAGAGCAATAGTGAAGACTCGGGTAAGGTCGACCCCATTGGAATCCTTCCTCCAGAAACAGGTGCTATCCCTCGTGACAGTAACGACAAACGTCCAAAGCTTTTTCTTGCTGAGGATTTTCAACAACGCGTGAATTCATCTGGTGGGGTCCATTACATTTTCCAGCTCCAATTCCGGCCTATACCTCGAGATGAGGTCATGCAAGATATTGCCCTCGATTGCACGAAACCATGGGACGAATCCGAGTTCCCCATCATGGATGTAGGAGAGGTGATTATTACTGAAAACCTCACAAAAGAACAGTCGGAGCAGCTTGAATTCAATCCTTTCCTTAGATGCCATGAGGTGGATGTCATACGTGCAACATCAGCCTCTCAGAGTGCCTCAATCGATCATGGTCGTTCACTAGTGTATGAAATCTGCCAGCATTTAAGAAACAACCAGCCTCTCCCAGAGGCATGGAGAACATTCATAGAGCAATCAGATGTCAAAGTAGACCTCTCAGGATGTCCAATAGCAGCAAAGTTACAGAAAGGGGACTCAACCTCAACCCAAGTAACACTTGCAAGAACCTGGTACCAAACATCATGGGCGATTTTCTTTCAACCGTTGCTTCAGACATTCTTGCCCTACTACCTACTAGCATATGTCATCTCCACCCCACTAAACTGGCTGCTATACACCAAAAATACCATGAAATACCCACTGCATTGGCTACTACCTTTGTTTTGGGTTGTATCAGGCACATGGACAGCACTGGCTTGTGCAGCAGCAAAATGGGTTCTGGTAGGAAACAAGAAAGACGGCGGGACAGCAACTATGTGGAGCAAAACAATCTTCATGGACACAATCTGGCAAGCATTCAAGACACTAGTGGGTGAATACTTCGTCGAGATGACTGGTGGATCACTCTTTTTCGCTGTTTGGATGAAGATAATGGGATCGGATATTGACTTGAGCGGGGGAGTGTATGTGGACAGCATGGGAGCTGTGATGAATCCTGAAATGGTGGAGATTGGCAATGGGGGTTGTGTGGGCAGAGAAGCTCTGCTGTTTGGTCACATATATGAAGGTGAAGGAGGGAAAGTGAAGTTCGGGAAGATTACAATAGGCGAAGGGGGGTTCGTGGGGAGTAGAGCAGTGGTCATGCCTGGGGTAGTGGTGGAAGAAGAAGGGAGCCTTGGCGCTCTTTCACTTGCCATGAAAGAAGAAATTGTGAAGCGTAAGTGA